The proteins below are encoded in one region of Helianthus annuus cultivar XRQ/B chromosome 2, HanXRQr2.0-SUNRISE, whole genome shotgun sequence:
- the LOC110881002 gene encoding uncharacterized abhydrolase domain-containing protein DDB_G0269086-like — MAQPSKKVQKRKIGKRGNLDAFITKPPPEKPIPSVCAEPSSVFNDDLPSSSPCASIKEQLEGTKAFETEVEKVVEVENPEEVEKPVEVELEAEKVVETEAADVDVTQPKSPEVVTSEQEKGKSIHEDPMITIPTSAATSAPVNVERSPVGDQGFFAHDEEDSPIRPEETPGDYYYTSYSEKKASEIHAPVWKLKKGDTFLDWQVCHDWLQGTFPPGEVKFQEERSHDQSYHAYLEEAASFTSTTHRIVREWRSMHKELTAFEASMKKASKEEARVALLRAKLEADRANFESEQKTEEWSAAGWRRKAEAETAILLEERKRWREICEKDNNEKMGLHNVINNLKAEIEKSKKQDVEIERLKKENVEAEAARDEARSHRERSEQREVQICATLALKNKEIDELTSLLSDQEQIKAELKSAKKYLQLERVEKAETSRRLSETEEKLENSETARVTAESLVEPLKDNMLWMKCRGIINDANSVLNSNELDQTVAHLLVTTRNDGYAQG, encoded by the exons ATGGCGCAGCCTTCTAAGAAGGTGCAAAAAAGGAAAATTGGCAAAAGAGGCAATCTGGATGCCTTTATTACAAAGCCTCCCCCAG AAAAGCCTATTCCTTCTGTTTGCGCGGAGCCATCATCTGTTTTTAATGATGATCTCCCTTCTTCGTCACCTTGCGCATCTATTAAGGAGCAGCTAGAAGGTACAAAAGCTTTTGAAACGGAGGTAGAGAAGGTTGTTGAGGTGGAAAATCCTGAAGAAGTTGAGAAACCTGTTGAGGTTGAGCTGGAAGCGGAGAAGGTTGTGGAAACGGAGGCTGCGGATGTTGATGTTACTCAGCCTAAGTCTCCTGAAGTTGTGACGAGTGAGCAAGAGAAAGGGAAATCCATTCATGAAGACCCTATGATAACTATCCCTACTTCTGCCGCTACTTCTGCGCCTGTAAACGTTGAGAGAAGCCCAGTTGGTGATCAAGGCTTTTTTGCCCATGATGAAGAAGACTCTCCCATCCGCCCAGAGGAAACTCCAGGGGATTATTATTATACATCTTACTCAGAGAAGAAAGCTTCTGAGATACATGCACCGGTGTGGAAACTTAAGAAAGGCGACACTTTTTTAGACTGGCAGGTTTGCCATGATTGGTTGCAGGGTACCTTTCCTCCTGGTGAAGTGAAGTTTCAAGAAGAGCGTTCTCACGATCAGTCTTATCATGCTTACCTTGAGGAAGCTGCTAGCTTTACTTCCACTACTCACCGTATAGTGCGCGAGTGGCGTAGTATGCACAAAGAATTGACTGCTTTTGAAGCATCCATGAAAAAGGCTTCTAAAGAGGAGGCCCGAGTTGCCCTGCTGAGGGCTAAGTTGGAGGCTGATCGAGCCAACTTTGAAAGTGAGCAGAAAACCGAAGAGTGGTCTGCCGCGGGATGGAGAAGAAAAGCGGAAGCTGAAACCGCCATACTGTTAGAAGAGCGTAAACGTTGGAGAGAAATTTGTGAGAAGGACAATAATGAAAAAATGGGTCTCCACAATGTCATCAACAATCTTAAGGCAGAGATTGAGAAGTCGAAGAAGCAGGATGTGGAGATTGAGAGGTTGAAGAAAGAGAATGTAGAAGCTGAAGCGGCACGCGATGAGGCCCGTTCTCATCGAGAGAGGAGTGAGCAAAGAGAGGTACAAATTTGCGCCACTCTTGCCCTTAAGAATAAGGAGATAGACGAACTCACCTCTTTATTATCTGATCAGGAACAAATTAAAGCGGAGCTCAAATCTGCCAAAAAATATTTGCAGCTTGAGCGAGTTGAAAAAGCTGAGACCTCCCGTCGCCTGAGTGAAACCGAAGAAAAGTTAGAAAACTCTGAAACTGCTCGGGTGACGGCGGAGAGTCTGGTTGAACCGTTGAAGGATAACATGCTCTGGATGAAATGTCGTGGGATTATAAAT GATGCAAATTCTGTCCTTAACTCCAATGAGTTGGATCAAACTGTTGCGCATCTGCTGGTTACTACGCGTAATGATGGATACGCCCAAGGATAG